The stretch of DNA ATCCAAGCCTCTAATTTGCCTTAGTAAAACTTGAACATTGTAATTCCACCGAGGCATAAAAATGCCATTACAGCCAAAATTCGCTGTTTTTGAGTCATGGTTACACAAGTTTAGTAAAAGGAAATATGTATGGTAGGTAAAATTATTTCTATATTTTTTAAACACAAATCGCTTATTTTTATTGTAGCAATGATACAATCAATGTGCTATTAATGCTATTACTGACTTTCCCTAACTTCAATATATACAGCACCTCTCTGCTTTTTTTGGTATTGCAGGGATTCCTATTTGCTTTTTTGCTACTCAGACGGTACGTTCAAAAACGACATTTGGCAGATTTATTCTTGGCTTTGTTGTTGATAATCACAGGTTATAGGCGAACTTCTTACATCATTGGATTCATGGAGTGGTACGATACTTTTCGCAACACCAAAATCAATTACCTGCTTTTTGATGTCACCTTTATCCTTGGGCCACTGATTTTTTTCTATGTCAAAAGTCTCACCAAAGTCCGTTTTAGTTTTCGGCGTGTAGATTGGATTCATTTTGTACCTGTCATCTTGTATGTTTGTTATGAAATTTGTATGTGGATATATGATGCCATGCAGCCCGATTTTCATCTCTCTCAAAACGGTTATTGGGTGGAAAATATAGATTCGGTATATGTTGCCCCTTTTGCAGTTTTGTTGGGTTTTGCTTCTCAATTGCTCTACTATGCCTTTGCAGTGCAAGCCTATTGGCACTATCGAGAGCGCATTAAGCAGCATTTTTCCAATACCTATCAAGTAGAACTCAATTGGATTCGGAATTTTTTAACCGCCTATATTGTATTATTTGCTTTCCAGTTTATCATTAATGTCATTGACCATCAGATTGTCGCTTTGCATTGGAAACAAAATTGGTGGGGACATTTGGCAGGAGCTTTGGTGATGTTGTATGTTGGTACCAAAGGATATTTCACGGACCTATCCAAACTTTACCAACTCACTTTTGGCATTAAAAAGGAGGAAATCATCGAAACAGACGCAGACTTTCAGAAATTGGAACAGCAAAAAACTGAACTGTTGGAATATCTCGAAACCGAAAAACCATACCTCAATCCTGAATTGACGTTGGCAGAATTGGCACGTAAAATGAAAACAACTACCTCCAATTTATCGAAAGTCATCAATACAGGTTTCGACAAAAACTTCAAAGATTTTATCAATGAATACCGAGTCGAAGCGGTCAAAGAAAGATTGAAAAATGGAGATACCGAACAGTTCACTCTTTTGGCAATTGCGTTTGATTCTGGCTTCAACAGCAAGGCGACTTTCAATCGGACATTTAAGAAATTTACGGATGTTACTCCAAGTCAGTATTTGGAAAACACGAGCAGTTAAATATTGTCAGGTGAACGAAAAAAAACATTTTGACTCCATATTACCCCAAAAATACCAGAATCATCTCCTATAATGAGGCTCAAAACATCGTTTTGATACGTATTACCTCGTTTTGCAGCGATTGAAGGACAGATTTGCAGCAGATTTGCAGCATGAATGGAAACAAGCCTATTTCCATTTTTGAATGCAAATTATATTTTTCAAATCAATAAAATCCTTTATCAAATGAAAATTTCTATTCTTTTGTCTTTCGTTTTTTTACTTCTATTTTCTCCTTTTTCGCTGCAAAGCCAAACAAAAATTGCAGCCAATGACCTTCAAAAAGATTTCCAAATTCTTGAGCAAGCCTTGAAGGAATTGCACCCTGGATTGTACCGCTACAATGACAAATCGACCATTGAAGGCTACTTCAATGATCTCCAAAAAGAACTGCAAACGGATAAAACATTGCAGGAATCGTACTTGATTTTCTCACAATTTTTGGCCAAAATTCAATGTGGACATACTTTTTGCAATTTTTGGAACCAACCGAAAGAGGTCAATGAGGCAATTTTTATGAAAGCTGACAAAGTGCCGTTTACTTTCCGATTGATTGATAGGAGAATGATAGTGGTGAAAGATGCAACAAAAACCGAACAACTGCCGATGGGTACAGAAATTTTGAAAATCAATAATATTGAAGTAGCTACAATCGTGGATAGTCTTTTGACAGTCGTGAAAACGGATGGCGACAATGTGGGCAGTCAATTGGAAAATATGCAATTGTCGGGTACTGGCGAATTTGAAGACTTTGATGTGTTTTTTTCGCTATTTTTCCCACCCCAAAACGGCAAATTTGAAGTAAAAGCAATGGATTTGCAGGCAAACAAGGCATTTGAATTAAGCTTAAATGCGGTGAGTCGAGGGCAGCGTTTTGAAGTTTTGGAGAAACGATATGGCAAACAGGCAAGTAGCTATGATGATATGTGGAGTTTTGAAATATGGAATAAACAAACTGCTTATTTACAGTTGGGTACGTTTGTGACGTGGAAAATGGAAATGAACTGGAAGCAGTTTTTGAAGGATGCTTTTGTAGAGATTCATGCCAAAAATATACCGAATTTGGTAATTGACATTCGTGGAAATGCGGGAGGAATGGACGATGTGACCCGTATGGTAGCAGATTTTTTGCTGACCAAAGACATTACCCTATCAGCGAGTCGTTCTCTACTGACATACGAAAAAGTGCCTGAAAACCTTAATGGTTATCTTTCTACTTGGGATGATAAATTTCGAGATAGAACGGGTAAGTTGAAGTCAGTAGAAGGAGGTTTTTATACTTTCAAAAAGGCAACAGGTGAACCTGAAACCATAAAAGCCAATAAAAATGCTTATGGTGGAAAAACCTACCTCATCGTCAATGCTGCCAATAGCTCTGCGACTTTTTTTATGGCTAAATACTTCAAACAGCACGGTTTGGCAACCTTGGTTGGTCAAGAAACGGGCGGTAATCGAAAAGGAACAACGGGCGGAAATATGTTCTTTTTGCAGTTGCCACACTCCAAAATTGAGATAGACATTCCTTTGATTGGTGATTATCCCTTAGGTGAGCAACCCAATGAAGGAATACAACCTGATGTATTGGTGCGGCCAAATGTGGAGGATGTGGTAAACGGTGTGGATACGGAATTGGAGGTAGTGAAAAAACTCATTGTAACAAATGGTTCTGAAACGGAGCTTAAGTCTAAAACTACTACTCAATACAAATTAAATGGAGATGAATTGGATGTTTTAGAGGGAAAATGGACTGGTAAACTGACCTACCTCAACTTCGGTGATGATAAAACTGTGGTGGATGTTCCCGGTACTTTTGAGGTAGAAAAGGTGAATGGCAAATTCAATACCCTTATTACTTATGATGAATTGGATAAGGAAGGTAAACCGATGATAGCAGAGAATGTTTTTGGCATCAAAAAAGGTGGTAAGGTATTGCAATTGAATGGTGAATGGAATATTGTAAAAATCGAAAAAACGGAAGGTGAATTGTTGATTGTAGGCGAAAGAAAAGGAAAAGACAACCTTAAAAAAGCAGACCTCCGATTGACGGTTCGACTTCAAAATGGGCAAAAGGCAAGTTGGAAAAAGGAGGCACGATATGTGGGAATGAAGGATTATTTTATGCGTAATATTTTTAGTTTTGAGCGGGTTGAATAAAAAAGAAGAATGATTTGGAATTTGGATGTATTAGGCTTTTGAAGCGATTCTTAGAAAATCAATTATCTGATAATTAATGTTTTATTAAAAAAGACCTTCAAAAGCCTTCAGCCTTTTCCTTCAAATGAATTTCTCCTACATTATCAATCCAGTAATTCCTCAAACTTTTGTGTTCAGTATCAACTATTTCAACCTCTAAATATTTGATCAATTTACCTCCAAAAAATTCGCTATCTCGGTTGCTCCACTTGGCAAATGTTACCTTTGAAATCAACTCTCCATTCAGTTTATGTGTTCTCCACTCAAATATATAATGCCTGTTCCAATTGCCATACTCCCTGATATTCAGTTCGAGTAGTACAAAATTTTCGGTTACAATTCGACCATAAGTGAAATATTCCTTCTGACAAATCAAATTATCCAAACCTGGTTCACAATAGTTATGGAGTAAATCTTTGAATTCTTCTTTTGGGAGTATTTTTTGAAGGCTTTCCCTTTCTATTGAAATGACATTGGTACTTTCAGTGAGGTGAAGGATTGAATTGTAGTTTCTTACATCGCTGCTTACATTTGTTTCTATTGGGAGTGTTTCGTGATTATCAAATAGTGAAATTTTAGGCGATGTAATATGATACAGGTCGGAAAAGTTTGAGGCAGCTGAATTTTGAATGGAAATAGGGCTTCCATTGCAACCTATGAGGATAATCATTACCAAAAATAGGAAATAGGTTTTCATGGATTACAGCATTTTATTCTAATGATTTAAAGGTTCTTTGACAAAATCTGTGATTTGAGACTTCGGAAGTTTGCTGATTTTTTAAGCAGCAAACTATTTCGCTAAAAATGAAACTTCTGAAGTCTTTAGTGCTCCCACAAAAATTGTCAAAGAACCGATTTAAAGTGTTCAAAATATCTAAAATTTAATAACTTGCCAAATTTTATGTACCCATTAAGTGTATATTGAAGCAATTACGTTTGATTTTCAGATTTCAATTGCTTATATTTGAAGGCAACCTACAAGGTTAAAAAACGCTTCATTTTCTGAAATAAACATATTGAGTAATGAAACTACGACCCTTAAAATACCTCCCTGTTTATACAGGTTTAGCAGCAACAGTTATTTCGTTTTCCTCCGAAGGTTGGTGGACTTATACGGCATTGATTTACACCTTTTTTCTGATTCCTATTTTAGATATGTTGATGCCTGCACCCGAAAAAAATATGACGGCAATGGAAGAAGAATTGGCACTCAAAGATCCTTTGTATGATTGGATGGTCTATCTCATGTTGCCAATTCAATACGGATTTTTAGTTTGGTTCTTGGTTATTATTGACGATCCAACGCTGACAACCTTTGAGATGTGGGGGCGCATCACTGCAATGGGAATTTTGTGTGGTAGTTTGGGCATCAATGTGGCGCATGAGTTGGGGCATCGCACCAAAAAATACGAGCAATGGATGTCAAAATCCCTACTGCTCACTTCCCTGTACATGCACTTTTTCATCGAGCACAACCGAGGGCATCACAAGCGAGTAGCTACGCCTGATGACCCTGCTTCGGCTCGATATGGTGAAAATATTTACTTTTTTTATGTACGTTCGGTGGTATTCAGTTATGTCTCTGCTTGGAAATTGGAGGCCAAAAAATTGCAGCAAAAACAGCTTGCTTTTTGGTCTATTCACAACGAAATGCTTCGTTTTCAATTTATCCAACTTGCTTTGTTGGTGGGCATTTACTTTGCCTTTGGATTATTGCCGATGTTGGCATTCATTGCAGCAGCAGCGATGGGTTTTCTGCAATTGGAAACTGTCAATTATATTGAACACTATGGATTGCAACGCCGACAAAGGGATAATGGGAATTATGAAAAAGTGCTTCCCATTCATTCTTGGAACTCTAATCATATTCTTGGACGATTGTTGTTATTTGAACTCACTAGACACAGCGACCATCACTTCAAGGCAAGCCGTAAGTATCAGATTCTCCGACACTTTGATGATGCTCCTCAAATGCCTACGGGTTATCCAGGAATGATGTTGTTGGCAACAATTCCACCTTTGTGGTTTGCAGTGATGCACCGACACATTGCGAAATGCAAGAAAGAATATGGAGGAGCTTGGGCGTAAGGAAATTCCAATTTAAAACTCAATCTCAAATTTGGGTTTCAACCTCAGGGCAGATTTGTATTTGAAATTTCTCAAGGAACTTCATGTCCCATAGATGCTTCCCAAAGTTCAAACCATTCTTCCTGTGTCAATTCTATTTGAAGTGCATCAACAGCTCTTTGAATTCGGTGTGCTTTTGAAGTGCCTAAAACAGGGATTATTTTAGCGGGATGTTTTAATAAAAATGCCAATAAAATTTGGTCTAAGCCATCTGCTTCATACTTCAATGCCAAATCATTGGCAACTTTTCTCACCCTACTTGCTTGACCTTGTTGGACATCTGTAAATACTTTTCCGCTACCCAATGGCGACCATGCCATTGGAGTAATTTTGTGCTGTAAACACTGATGAAGTGTGCCGTCTAAAAAGGGTTGTAAATGTAATACTGATGCTTCTATTTGATTGCTTTCTAATGGAAAACATTGATTCAGTATTTCAAACTGTTCTGTATTGAAGTTAGACACTCCAAAATGCAGTACCTTACCCGATTGCTGCAATTGATGAAAAGCTTCTGCAATTTCGTAGGGGTTCATTAGAGGGGAAGGGCGGTGTATGAGGAATAAATCAATAAAATCGGTTTGCAGTTCCTTCAAAGAGTTTTCTGCCGACCACAAAATATGCTGCTTACTTGTATCGTAGGATTTGATTTTGTGTTGCGGGCGATTTTCATTGACGAGTTTGATGCCACATTTTGTTACGATTTGCATACTTTTCCTAAGAGAAGGTTGCAATTTCAGGGCTTTGCCAAATGCCCCTTCTGTGGTATTGTGTCCATAAATGTCGGCATGGTCAAAGGTCGTAACTCCTGCTTCTATGGATTCGTTTATCAATGATAAAAAGCCTTGTGTAGAAAGATTTGCGCCCCAAACGCCCCACTTCATGCAGCCTGCTACGATTCTGGAAAGACTTAATTTGGTATGCTTCATGTAGTTTATTGTTTGTTTTGTTAATAATTAGCAATTACCTTAACCTAAAAAAGCCAGCATTTTTTCAATGCTGGCTTAAATCGTAGATTACTATGAAAACCTATAAATGATTACATCACAGTAGAAAAGTATCCGTTTTTATTTTACGGAATCCACTATTGCTTTGAAAGCAGTAGGATGGTTCATCGCTAAGTCAGCGAGGACTTTTCTATTGAGGTCAATACCTTTTTCTTGAGCAGCGTGTATAAAAGTGGAATAGCTCATTCCTTCTTGACGCACACCTGCATTGATACGTGTAATCCAAAGTCTTCTAAAAGCGCGTTTTTTGGCTCTCCTATCTCTATAAGCATATACTAAGCCTTTCTCAACAGCATTTTTGGCGACAGTAAATACGTTTTTCCTTCTGCCAAAATAGCCTTTCGCCATTTTGAGTATCTTCTTCCTTCTTGCTTTTGAAGCAACCGAGTTCACTGACCGTGGCATAATTCGATACTATTTAAATAATAAGAAAATAAAAATTAAATATTAGCTTACTAACATCTTATATGTTGAGTAGCAATTTGATGCGAGGGGTATCACTTTTGTGTACCAAACCAGATTTACCAAGATGTCTTTTACGCTTAGGCGATTTCTTGGTCAAAATGTGAGCTTTGTAAGCTTTTGCCCTCTTTATCTTGCCCGAACCAGTGACTTTGAAAGTTTTCTTAGCCCTGGAATGTGTCTTCATTTTTGGCATAATATGTTCCTTTTTTTTAAAGTTCCGCAAAGGTAGGTATTTGCTTTTGCTTATCCAAAGATTTGTCTAATTCTATACAACAAAAAACAAGGTATTGAGTGATTAATTATCAAACTCAATACCTTGCGTTGGTTTCTGTATGAAGTAATTTTGTGTATTTAGTTGCAAACAATTATATACACAAAATTTAGCTGTCATAAGATTGTTAATGTCTTATAGTTTATCAAAAATTACACGTATTCATAAACTGTGAGATTAGTTGCTCTTTCTCCCTTTTCTCCTTCTCGTAGTTCAAATTCTACAAAATCGCCTTTTTCGACGGTATCATAGCCTGAATTGTGAATGTCTCTGATATGTACAAAAATGTCTTTTTGTCTAGGTGTGTTTGACAATTTAATAAATCCAAATCCTCGGTCCTCATCGAACCATTTTACTGTTCCTTCTTGCATAAAAAATGAAGTTTTTTAAAAAAAATAAGTTAAAAAATAGGTAAGCATACTCACGGAGAGATAAAAAAATGATACACACTGCAATTAGGTAAGAATCTCACAAAACCTGTCCCTTTTAATTGAGGGAAATGAAGTTGAAAATACAAAACGTGGGATAAAACTTGTTACTCGATAATTTCTGTGCCTTATCAACTACTTACATACCTATAACGCCCTAAACCCTGAAAATGTTTTGCAATTTATCGATTTTTTTAGTTTACCCATATTTTGGTTTCGTGTAGGATATCTGTTCTATTCAACTTCATATTTTTTAGAAATACTGATAATTTATTTTAAATCAAAAAGTTATTATCGTTTCACCAATGTTTTTGGTGAGGTATTTCTGTATGATTTTATCAATGTATGGATTTGGAGGATAATAAACCAATCCATCTTTGACCACGTCAATTGTGGGCTCTACTTCTGGTTCAAAATAACCAAAACCTATAAATTGGTTATTTTCAATACACACAACTGATTTTTCTTGAATTGTCCGCCCTTCTCCTATAATCATAAAATTAGCGTGTTGGTATTCAAATAAGGATAAAGCCCTGTGAACACGATAGTTGTAACTCTTTGCATCTTCTTTGCCAACACATGCTCCTTTACACAATCGCTGCTTAACATACACACAAGGATGGTCTTTTTTGAGTTTAAGGGGTTCTAGCCCACACAGTTTTGCACACAATCTATACTGCTTTGCCACCTTTTCCAAAGCACTCTGTGCATGTATTTGTTTGCTAAATGCAATGGTTACTTTTTCCTCTTTTTGGATTTTTCGAATGCTTAGATTCAAATATCCTTGTTTATCATAGGCTTTAAAAACGCCATATTGATACACAGATGCACGCATATAACGGTTGTATCTGGGTTTTAGTCGCACAATTTCATAGGACTCTAAAATTTCTGCAATTAACTCACTACCCGTCACTTCTGAACTAATATCAAAAGTGTTTTGTATCATTGACCAGAGTTTACTATTAGGCGTTTTGTTCACAAAATGCTGGATAACCCTTCTGCGAATATCGTTGGTTCTGCCTATATAAATGACGTTTCCTTTGTCATCGTGAAAATAGTACACTCCAGTTTCCTCAGGTAAATCCTCCAAAAAATCCAAGGTCATCCCATTGGGCAGTAGGTCTTCAATGGTTTTCCGACTCAGTGAATGTTGGATATGTTCCTCTGAATCATTTTGGCGCAAGAGATTAAAAAGTTTGACCGTTGCAAAAGCGTCCCCTGAAGCTCTGTGCCGATTAGAGAGAGGAATCTCAAGTTGAGCACACAATTTTCCCAAACTATAGGAAGGGAGATCGGGAAAAATCTTTCGACTCAACTTTACCGTACAAAGTTTCTCTCGCCTAAATTCATAGCCCAATCGTTTGAATTCTGCCTTAACATAGGCATAATCAAACTGTACATTGTGGGCAACAAAAACGGCATCTTCTGTAATCGTTTGAATACGTGGGGCTACATCTTCAAAAGTTGGCGCATCAGATACCATATCATTAGAGATTCCTGTTAGCTTACGGATAAAGGGCGGAATTTCTGTTTCGGGGTTGATAAGCGAAATAAAAGAATCTACAACCTCCTGCCCATCGTATAAATAGATAGCTATCTCGGTGATTTTATCTCTCTTAGGACTTCCCCCAGTAGCTTCAATGTCTATAATCGCATACTTCATTTAATCGCTGCTTGCTATTGTCTTTCAAAAAAATCAATTCATTAAATTTATTAAGCTTGTGATGGTGGTCCTCCGAAATTTATGGGTGGCAAATCGTTGTTTGTTTTCGGTTCAACAATCCCTCCATGTGTTGCTTCATATTTCATAATGTTATCGTTCAATGCACGCAATAATTTTTTAGCGTGTTGTGGAGTCAATACAATCCTCGCTTTTACCTTTGCCTTTGGAACTCCCGGCATTACTTTTACAAAATCTATAACGAACTCTGAATTAGAATGTGTGATAATGGCAAGATTTGAGTACAATCCATCCGCAATATCTTCTGTTAGTTCTATATTTATTTGATTTTTTTTATTTTTTGGAGGAGGATTCATTAAGATATATGTTTAATAAAGAGAATAATTTGCAAGATACGATTTTATTTTCTTTCACTTTAATATCAAAAACAAATTGATTTGTTGTTCTGTTTAACAGCAAACATTTTATCTACTGATTGTAAATATTTTAAACTACGTTGCTCAATGAAAGGAGCTTTAAGAATAGGCAAACTATCGGGAATTGGGGTATTTATTCATTGGACATTTATATTTATCTTGCTTTACATTGCCTATAATGTGACGAAAGCAGGTGGAGATATATGGGCAATTTTGAGAGGGGAAATATTTTTGTTGCTTTTGTACGTTTGTGTTGTCCTTCACGAAATGGGGCATGCTCTTGCTGCTCGAAAATATGGTGTCCGTACTTTGCATATTGTATTGTATCCTATTGGTGGAATAGCTTCTTTGGAGCGAATTCCTGAGAAACCTTTTGAAGAATTTGTGGTAGCCATCGCAGGCCCAATGGTCAATGTAGGTATTGCAATGGGACTTGGACTTTACCTCTATTTATTTGCAGGGCCTACTTCTTTCGAAGAAAGTGGCTCTGCTACATTGGTTACTCTATTAGATACTTTCGACAAATTTATATTTACTCTTATGTGGATCAATATAGGCTTGGTTGGCTTCAATGCTATTCCCGCCTTTCCGATGGATGGAGGAAGGGTGTTACGTGCGTTGTTGGCAATGAAAATTGGAAGGGTCAAAGCCACTCAAATTGCCAGTGTTATTGGACA from Chitinophagales bacterium encodes:
- a CDS encoding aldo/keto reductase, with protein sequence MKHTKLSLSRIVAGCMKWGVWGANLSTQGFLSLINESIEAGVTTFDHADIYGHNTTEGAFGKALKLQPSLRKSMQIVTKCGIKLVNENRPQHKIKSYDTSKQHILWSAENSLKELQTDFIDLFLIHRPSPLMNPYEIAEAFHQLQQSGKVLHFGVSNFNTEQFEILNQCFPLESNQIEASVLHLQPFLDGTLHQCLQHKITPMAWSPLGSGKVFTDVQQGQASRVRKVANDLALKYEADGLDQILLAFLLKHPAKIIPVLGTSKAHRIQRAVDALQIELTQEEWFELWEASMGHEVP
- a CDS encoding DUF3467 domain-containing protein → MNPPPKNKKNQINIELTEDIADGLYSNLAIITHSNSEFVIDFVKVMPGVPKAKVKARIVLTPQHAKKLLRALNDNIMKYEATHGGIVEPKTNNDLPPINFGGPPSQA
- a CDS encoding site-2 protease family protein, with product MKGALRIGKLSGIGVFIHWTFIFILLYIAYNVTKAGGDIWAILRGEIFLLLLYVCVVLHEMGHALAARKYGVRTLHIVLYPIGGIASLERIPEKPFEEFVVAIAGPMVNVGIAMGLGLYLYLFAGPTSFEESGSATLVTLLDTFDKFIFTLMWINIGLVGFNAIPAFPMDGGRVLRALLAMKIGRVKATQIASVIGQVFAILFVAYGFLTTPFQPFIVLIGIFVYIAAMGENRMVYTESKLSGFKVRDAMRTKFITLNGTDSLNEAVRVLLASAEDSFIVLQENKPIGVLYRKNLMEAIKNEETTTIADITVRKIPFLQAEQDIQEVFQFMQRSRIHILPVVDQSSQLVGVLDRRNLDDFIAVQDVTKTR
- the rpmI gene encoding 50S ribosomal protein L35, with product MPKMKTHSRAKKTFKVTGSGKIKRAKAYKAHILTKKSPKRKRHLGKSGLVHKSDTPRIKLLLNI
- a CDS encoding cold shock domain-containing protein, which encodes MQEGTVKWFDEDRGFGFIKLSNTPRQKDIFVHIRDIHNSGYDTVEKGDFVEFELREGEKGERATNLTVYEYV
- a CDS encoding S41 family peptidase, yielding MKISILLSFVFLLLFSPFSLQSQTKIAANDLQKDFQILEQALKELHPGLYRYNDKSTIEGYFNDLQKELQTDKTLQESYLIFSQFLAKIQCGHTFCNFWNQPKEVNEAIFMKADKVPFTFRLIDRRMIVVKDATKTEQLPMGTEILKINNIEVATIVDSLLTVVKTDGDNVGSQLENMQLSGTGEFEDFDVFFSLFFPPQNGKFEVKAMDLQANKAFELSLNAVSRGQRFEVLEKRYGKQASSYDDMWSFEIWNKQTAYLQLGTFVTWKMEMNWKQFLKDAFVEIHAKNIPNLVIDIRGNAGGMDDVTRMVADFLLTKDITLSASRSLLTYEKVPENLNGYLSTWDDKFRDRTGKLKSVEGGFYTFKKATGEPETIKANKNAYGGKTYLIVNAANSSATFFMAKYFKQHGLATLVGQETGGNRKGTTGGNMFFLQLPHSKIEIDIPLIGDYPLGEQPNEGIQPDVLVRPNVEDVVNGVDTELEVVKKLIVTNGSETELKSKTTTQYKLNGDELDVLEGKWTGKLTYLNFGDDKTVVDVPGTFEVEKVNGKFNTLITYDELDKEGKPMIAENVFGIKKGGKVLQLNGEWNIVKIEKTEGELLIVGERKGKDNLKKADLRLTVRLQNGQKASWKKEARYVGMKDYFMRNIFSFERVE
- a CDS encoding exonuclease domain-containing protein, encoding MKYAIIDIEATGGSPKRDKITEIAIYLYDGQEVVDSFISLINPETEIPPFIRKLTGISNDMVSDAPTFEDVAPRIQTITEDAVFVAHNVQFDYAYVKAEFKRLGYEFRREKLCTVKLSRKIFPDLPSYSLGKLCAQLEIPLSNRHRASGDAFATVKLFNLLRQNDSEEHIQHSLSRKTIEDLLPNGMTLDFLEDLPEETGVYYFHDDKGNVIYIGRTNDIRRRVIQHFVNKTPNSKLWSMIQNTFDISSEVTGSELIAEILESYEIVRLKPRYNRYMRASVYQYGVFKAYDKQGYLNLSIRKIQKEEKVTIAFSKQIHAQSALEKVAKQYRLCAKLCGLEPLKLKKDHPCVYVKQRLCKGACVGKEDAKSYNYRVHRALSLFEYQHANFMIIGEGRTIQEKSVVCIENNQFIGFGYFEPEVEPTIDVVKDGLVYYPPNPYIDKIIQKYLTKNIGETIITF
- the rplT gene encoding 50S ribosomal protein L20, which produces MPRSVNSVASKARRKKILKMAKGYFGRRKNVFTVAKNAVEKGLVYAYRDRRAKKRAFRRLWITRINAGVRQEGMSYSTFIHAAQEKGIDLNRKVLADLAMNHPTAFKAIVDSVK
- a CDS encoding helix-turn-helix transcriptional regulator, producing MLLLTFPNFNIYSTSLLFLVLQGFLFAFLLLRRYVQKRHLADLFLALLLIITGYRRTSYIIGFMEWYDTFRNTKINYLLFDVTFILGPLIFFYVKSLTKVRFSFRRVDWIHFVPVILYVCYEICMWIYDAMQPDFHLSQNGYWVENIDSVYVAPFAVLLGFASQLLYYAFAVQAYWHYRERIKQHFSNTYQVELNWIRNFLTAYIVLFAFQFIINVIDHQIVALHWKQNWWGHLAGALVMLYVGTKGYFTDLSKLYQLTFGIKKEEIIETDADFQKLEQQKTELLEYLETEKPYLNPELTLAELARKMKTTTSNLSKVINTGFDKNFKDFINEYRVEAVKERLKNGDTEQFTLLAIAFDSGFNSKATFNRTFKKFTDVTPSQYLENTSS
- a CDS encoding alkane 1-monooxygenase: MKLRPLKYLPVYTGLAATVISFSSEGWWTYTALIYTFFLIPILDMLMPAPEKNMTAMEEELALKDPLYDWMVYLMLPIQYGFLVWFLVIIDDPTLTTFEMWGRITAMGILCGSLGINVAHELGHRTKKYEQWMSKSLLLTSLYMHFFIEHNRGHHKRVATPDDPASARYGENIYFFYVRSVVFSYVSAWKLEAKKLQQKQLAFWSIHNEMLRFQFIQLALLVGIYFAFGLLPMLAFIAAAAMGFLQLETVNYIEHYGLQRRQRDNGNYEKVLPIHSWNSNHILGRLLLFELTRHSDHHFKASRKYQILRHFDDAPQMPTGYPGMMLLATIPPLWFAVMHRHIAKCKKEYGGAWA